The Desulfosporosinus acidiphilus SJ4 genome has a window encoding:
- a CDS encoding ABC transporter ATP-binding protein: MIEIIAAKGVGKTFGNLDVVRHVDFKLQSGQFVALLGPSGSGKSTFIAMLSGLERPSSGEISVAGRSLTSLSEDDLSLMRREKIGIVFQFFNLIPTLNALENAAFPLFPVTLPDKEKRQKAAKALELVGMSHRATHRPGEMSGGERQRIAIARALVNDPVIILADEPTGNLDSTTGQEIVNLLASLSRARGTALLVATHDDKLAKAAEQVIYMKDGELVEQT, translated from the coding sequence ATGATTGAAATTATAGCGGCTAAAGGAGTAGGCAAAACTTTTGGTAACCTCGATGTGGTGCGTCACGTCGATTTTAAGCTCCAAAGCGGTCAGTTTGTTGCCCTCCTAGGTCCTTCCGGTTCCGGCAAGAGTACCTTTATAGCCATGTTGAGTGGCTTGGAAAGACCATCATCCGGCGAAATATCCGTCGCTGGACGTAGTTTAACATCCTTAAGTGAGGATGATCTGTCCCTAATGCGTCGTGAGAAAATCGGTATAGTCTTTCAGTTTTTTAATTTAATTCCTACCTTGAATGCTCTGGAAAATGCGGCTTTTCCTCTTTTTCCGGTAACTCTGCCTGACAAAGAAAAGAGGCAAAAGGCTGCGAAAGCGTTAGAGTTGGTTGGCATGTCCCATCGTGCAACTCACCGCCCAGGTGAAATGAGCGGTGGAGAAAGGCAACGCATAGCCATTGCCAGAGCGTTGGTTAACGACCCCGTGATTATTCTGGCCGATGAACCGACCGGCAATCTCGATTCCACGACCGGGCAGGAGATTGTCAATCTTTTGGCTTCTTTAAGCCGAGCCCGCGGTACAGCCCTATTGGTAGCTACCCACGATGATAAATTAGCTAAGGCAGCAGAGCAAGTTATTTATATGAAAGATGGTGAGTTAGTTGAACAAACATAA
- a CDS encoding ABC transporter permease: protein MNLALYAWREITKRPGRTFLNALGVSFGVALVILLFSITLAYKEAVMVPFTTSSTDITLTRPGQEKASVPVAQGVILPASNQAIGTDVLKRLAQMTEVKQTATVLELWSFDPGRFKVIVGLDPNSQPLGPAKVREWVKEGRFFGSGERGVAVLDSHYARFFGYKVGSQIIIAGQKFNVIGTCEMKEGAQLTAANIYLPLTDAQILAGVGPETVNSVYVELKDASRWKQSIDTIHQVFPEVTVTSADSALAMSDSILALLDKLAWPGAVLVIALSVLFVHRSLAASTWERIGEFGTMKALGWSRRDIQRALMLELFSQVLIGSVLGLGIAAIGSLLAGHWQVNISPVGSAPPLPGMAPSTNTIQLPVVFSTSLYLSALGSSLLVGLIVAVTIAQKVVEIKPAEAWRHL from the coding sequence ATGAATCTCGCCCTTTACGCATGGCGGGAAATTACCAAGCGCCCAGGGCGTACTTTTCTAAATGCTTTGGGTGTATCTTTTGGTGTGGCCTTGGTAATTCTCCTTTTTAGCATCACCTTGGCCTATAAAGAGGCCGTAATGGTACCGTTCACTACTTCGTCTACAGATATTACCCTAACCAGGCCTGGACAAGAAAAAGCTTCAGTTCCGGTAGCCCAGGGAGTAATACTTCCGGCTTCAAATCAGGCAATTGGAACCGATGTTCTTAAGCGGTTAGCCCAGATGACGGAGGTCAAACAAACAGCAACTGTTCTCGAACTTTGGAGTTTTGATCCCGGACGGTTTAAGGTGATTGTAGGTCTTGATCCTAATTCGCAACCACTCGGACCGGCAAAAGTCCGCGAGTGGGTAAAGGAGGGGCGTTTCTTTGGTTCGGGTGAAAGAGGGGTAGCCGTTTTGGATAGTCATTATGCCCGTTTCTTTGGCTATAAAGTAGGTTCACAGATAATAATCGCCGGGCAAAAGTTTAATGTGATCGGCACTTGTGAGATGAAAGAAGGCGCACAGTTGACAGCGGCCAACATTTACCTTCCTCTTACTGACGCCCAGATACTTGCCGGGGTGGGACCGGAAACAGTAAACTCCGTTTATGTGGAGCTGAAGGATGCCAGCCGTTGGAAGCAATCTATTGATACGATTCACCAAGTCTTTCCGGAAGTAACCGTTACTTCGGCGGATTCTGCTCTGGCCATGTCGGACAGCATATTGGCCCTTTTAGATAAACTGGCCTGGCCGGGTGCTGTGCTGGTCATTGCGCTAAGTGTGCTTTTTGTCCACCGCAGCTTGGCTGCCAGCACTTGGGAAAGAATTGGGGAATTCGGCACCATGAAAGCTCTGGGCTGGTCCCGGCGTGATATCCAACGCGCCTTAATGCTGGAACTCTTCTCCCAGGTGCTGATTGGGTCTGTACTAGGTCTTGGTATAGCAGCTATAGGCAGTTTACTAGCAGGTCATTGGCAGGTTAATATTTCTCCTGTAGGCAGTGCCCCGCCTTTACCCGGAATGGCTCCATCAACAAATACTATTCAACTGCCTGTTGTTTTTTCTACTTCTCTTTATCTGAGTGCTTTAGGTTCATCACTCTTAGTTGGTTTGATAGTAGCTGTAACTATAGCCCAAAAAGTGGTAGAAATTAAGCCTGCCGAAGCGTGGCGTCATTTGTAA
- a CDS encoding dioxygenase family protein, producing the protein MNAIEDNQFTRNWVEISKQIPKPEAILAISGHWVTDGTRINDDPHPEIVHDMYGFPRELYEVDYRPKGAPELAHFTKDLIRENVQIDNSWGIDHGTWSILNKLSA; encoded by the coding sequence ATGAACGCGATTGAGGATAACCAGTTTACACGGAATTGGGTCGAGATTTCCAAACAAATTCCGAAACCCGAAGCAATTTTAGCGATATCCGGCCATTGGGTGACGGATGGAACCCGCATCAATGATGATCCCCATCCGGAAATAGTTCATGACATGTACGGTTTCCCTAGAGAACTGTATGAGGTTGATTACCGGCCAAAAGGGGCACCGGAATTAGCCCATTTCACAAAAGATTTGATTCGGGAAAATGTGCAAATTGATAATAGCTGGGGCATTGATCATGGAACATGGTCGATCTTGAACAAGTTATCTGCTTAG
- a CDS encoding DoxX family protein has translation MKNKIFATVESNSFLILRLALGIIFFAHGAQKLLGWFGGYGWTGTIGFFSSLGIPAALGGLAILTEFFGGIAIILGFLTRPAVLGLAIVNLVAIAKVHGANGFFLNGPTNSGIEYVFALFMISLFLLIKGAGSLSIDNAISKKLK, from the coding sequence ATGAAAAATAAAATATTCGCTACAGTTGAGTCCAACAGTTTCTTAATTTTGCGTCTTGCGTTGGGAATTATCTTTTTCGCTCATGGAGCTCAAAAACTCCTGGGTTGGTTTGGCGGTTACGGGTGGACAGGCACTATCGGTTTCTTTTCTTCATTGGGTATTCCCGCTGCATTAGGCGGTTTAGCCATATTAACCGAGTTCTTTGGCGGGATCGCAATTATTCTTGGCTTTTTAACTCGTCCCGCTGTACTTGGGCTTGCCATTGTCAATTTGGTAGCCATAGCCAAAGTCCATGGGGCTAATGGATTCTTCTTAAATGGCCCCACTAATTCCGGCATTGAATACGTTTTTGCTCTGTTCATGATTTCCCTCTTCTTGCTAATTAAGGGTGCAGGATCACTCTCAATTGATAATGCCATTTCAAAGAAACTAAAATAA
- a CDS encoding (2Fe-2S)-binding protein — protein MLKSLISKIFSKEQSQVVCGCMKVTAQEIVNAVKNGAKSFEEVQTVTKVGTGCGNCVESNKALVALLLK, from the coding sequence ATGTTAAAATCGCTCATTTCAAAAATATTTTCTAAAGAACAAAGCCAAGTAGTATGCGGCTGTATGAAAGTCACTGCCCAAGAAATCGTAAATGCAGTCAAGAATGGCGCCAAATCCTTTGAAGAGGTTCAAACCGTAACAAAGGTCGGAACCGGTTGCGGAAATTGCGTAGAAAGCAATAAAGCATTGGTCGCATTACTATTGAAATGA
- a CDS encoding CDGSH iron-sulfur domain-containing protein, which yields MDKPVITQKSPVPVDLKKGETYYWCTCGKSFTQPFCNRAHQGTSFTPMAFTVEKDETAYLCACKQTKNPPYCDGTHKLFKLWQ from the coding sequence ATGGATAAACCGGTAATCACTCAAAAATCTCCCGTCCCTGTAGATCTTAAAAAGGGTGAAACTTATTATTGGTGTACTTGTGGCAAAAGTTTTACCCAACCGTTCTGCAACAGAGCACATCAAGGTACTTCCTTTACGCCGATGGCATTTACGGTAGAAAAAGATGAAACTGCTTATCTCTGTGCTTGCAAGCAAACCAAAAATCCTCCTTATTGTGATGGGACACATAAACTCTTTAAGCTTTGGCAGTGA
- a CDS encoding LysR family transcriptional regulator, with protein sequence MDIRQLVYFAEVVKQKGFSKAGESLHITQPTISKMIKSMEDELGATLLERTTKKVELTDLGEVVYRHALNIVQSMESLEAELDDVRQVRKGYIRMGLLPMIGYNFISRIIAEFQKLHPQITIRILENGAREVEHAISQGDIDLGIVVLPVSEDIFECLPVVEEHLKLLVHPKHRLASSNEVRLEELKEETFIFYPENFALYYHIKEACQKAGFNPNVLYESSQWDFISEMVADNLGIAFLPDSICKNLDSSRIKVIPLAPPGIPRYLAFIWQRNTYLKFAAREFISFVRSQLDPVL encoded by the coding sequence ATGGATATTCGCCAATTAGTTTATTTCGCTGAGGTTGTAAAACAGAAAGGCTTTTCTAAGGCAGGAGAATCCCTTCATATTACTCAGCCAACTATTAGTAAGATGATCAAAAGCATGGAAGACGAATTGGGAGCCACTTTATTGGAACGGACGACTAAAAAAGTTGAACTCACTGATTTAGGAGAGGTTGTCTACAGGCATGCGCTAAACATTGTTCAATCCATGGAAAGTCTTGAAGCGGAATTAGACGATGTACGGCAAGTACGAAAAGGTTATATACGAATGGGCCTTCTCCCTATGATCGGTTATAACTTTATTTCAAGGATCATAGCAGAATTTCAGAAACTTCATCCGCAAATAACGATTCGGATTTTGGAAAACGGTGCACGAGAAGTGGAACATGCTATCTCCCAAGGTGATATTGATCTAGGAATCGTCGTTTTGCCCGTTAGCGAAGACATTTTTGAATGTCTTCCAGTTGTCGAAGAGCACCTGAAGTTACTGGTCCATCCGAAACACCGCCTAGCAAGCAGTAATGAGGTTCGCTTAGAAGAGTTGAAAGAGGAAACGTTTATTTTCTATCCGGAAAACTTCGCGCTTTACTATCACATAAAGGAAGCCTGCCAGAAAGCAGGCTTTAATCCTAATGTACTTTATGAAAGTTCTCAATGGGATTTTATAAGTGAAATGGTTGCAGACAACCTTGGAATTGCTTTTTTGCCGGATAGTATATGCAAAAATTTGGATTCTTCCCGAATAAAGGTTATTCCTTTGGCACCGCCAGGTATACCTCGTTACTTGGCATTCATTTGGCAGAGAAATACTTATCTGAAGTTTGCGGCAAGGGAATTTATTAGTTTTGTCAGATCACAACTAGATCCGGTGCTATAG
- a CDS encoding LysR family transcriptional regulator, which yields MESGDLRVFRAVAQEGSITKAAHKLGYVQSNVTARIQQLEAELKTPLFYRQHGMILTPDGEKLLPHAIKILQLLNEAEKELTDSNTPTGRLSIGTSYYISSLKLPEMLSQYHKEYPNVDLSLITSNVDDLIYKILQFKLDGAFVKGRSIHHENIAEELVYEENLVLIANPAYSELKTICCKPFLMNTAGCPNRKSLEKWLQAEGICNIRYMEFNNLDSIIEGVVADLGASFVPHSSIRTYEEKGLLKSFPVPPQYSTAKIFFIRHKETVMTSALVKFIEKVKDMTSRVANA from the coding sequence ATGGAGAGTGGTGATCTACGAGTATTCCGGGCGGTTGCTCAGGAAGGCAGTATAACGAAAGCGGCTCATAAACTAGGCTATGTACAGTCCAATGTTACAGCAAGAATTCAACAGTTAGAGGCGGAATTAAAAACTCCTTTGTTTTATAGACAGCATGGAATGATTCTGACTCCGGACGGTGAAAAGCTTCTTCCCCATGCTATAAAAATTTTGCAATTGCTTAACGAAGCCGAAAAAGAATTGACTGATTCTAATACCCCAACAGGACGTTTATCCATTGGTACAAGTTATTATATTTCTTCTCTAAAACTTCCTGAAATGCTCTCCCAATACCATAAAGAGTATCCTAATGTGGATTTATCCCTTATTACTTCTAATGTGGATGACCTGATCTATAAGATCCTTCAGTTTAAATTAGACGGCGCATTTGTTAAGGGAAGATCCATTCATCATGAAAATATCGCAGAAGAACTTGTATATGAGGAAAACCTTGTTCTCATTGCAAATCCAGCATACAGTGAATTAAAAACTATTTGCTGCAAACCGTTTCTGATGAATACTGCCGGTTGTCCAAACAGAAAAAGCTTGGAGAAGTGGCTCCAAGCTGAGGGAATATGCAATATTAGGTATATGGAATTCAATAATTTAGATTCTATTATTGAGGGTGTGGTTGCAGACTTAGGGGCTTCCTTTGTGCCTCATTCTTCCATCCGAACGTATGAAGAAAAAGGCTTACTGAAGTCATTCCCAGTTCCTCCACAGTATAGTACAGCAAAAATCTTCTTTATTAGGCATAAAGAAACTGTAATGACCAGTGCACTCGTAAAATTTATTGAAAAAGTAAAAGATATGACCTCTCGTGTTGCCAATGCTTAG
- a CDS encoding MFS transporter — protein sequence MQKSNLNKWLILLVVTLVSFITNVDSTIVIIGLPKLMQGLNMSIEVGLLSITSYIIASTVLLLPAGRWADIIGTKRVFILGFSIFTIGTVLCGIASSETGLILYRVIQGAGAALALATATPIIVKNFPEEQLGLAIGINATSWVIGALIGPVAGGALIGSFGWRSIFFVTVPFALFGVIGAALVLKDKETLKKTETDYLGIFTFGLGLTALMVVLSVGQSWGWASTPVFELFAVVIVMWGAFLAIEMRIRHPLFNLRLFKYFKYSTGLGITLCYCIAYFSITLLLSIYLQGALHLDVMEASLLMTALSLPQLIMGPLGGKLADRFGATRMMVIGLVFLILGMFALGHLGKQLNKTSIIVPLAIMSISNGIAWPSIAKTVLSAVPRDQAGSASGMFYTLYNLGRALSQTLAILVIEINVPPATVTKAIVGMADFANLQVKGDLIHSIDSGFYFFIIFFAAAFLLGLSLLFKHHKEIVNN from the coding sequence ATGCAAAAATCAAATTTAAACAAATGGCTTATTTTACTTGTTGTTACTCTTGTTTCTTTTATCACGAATGTTGACTCTACCATTGTAATTATAGGGCTTCCGAAGTTGATGCAAGGGCTTAATATGTCAATCGAAGTTGGGTTGTTATCTATAACTTCATACATCATCGCGAGTACGGTTCTATTGTTACCGGCCGGGAGATGGGCTGATATTATTGGGACCAAAAGAGTATTTATTCTGGGGTTTTCTATTTTTACGATAGGTACTGTTTTATGCGGAATTGCCTCGTCTGAGACTGGATTGATTTTGTATAGGGTGATTCAGGGAGCCGGAGCAGCCTTAGCCTTGGCGACAGCCACCCCCATCATTGTGAAAAATTTCCCAGAGGAACAGCTTGGATTAGCAATAGGCATCAATGCCACCTCTTGGGTAATTGGGGCATTAATCGGGCCTGTAGCAGGAGGAGCATTAATCGGAAGCTTTGGCTGGCGTTCAATTTTTTTCGTAACCGTACCGTTTGCTTTGTTTGGAGTTATTGGTGCTGCACTAGTATTAAAAGATAAAGAGACTTTGAAGAAAACAGAAACGGACTATCTAGGTATCTTCACGTTTGGACTGGGATTGACTGCTTTAATGGTGGTCCTTTCGGTGGGACAATCCTGGGGATGGGCGTCTACTCCAGTTTTCGAGTTATTTGCAGTCGTTATTGTTATGTGGGGAGCATTTTTAGCTATAGAGATGCGAATTCGACATCCTTTATTCAATTTAAGGCTGTTTAAGTACTTTAAATATTCTACAGGTTTGGGAATTACATTGTGCTATTGTATTGCCTACTTTTCAATAACACTGCTTTTAAGTATTTATCTGCAAGGAGCGCTGCATTTAGATGTTATGGAAGCGAGTTTATTAATGACAGCGTTATCACTACCACAACTCATTATGGGACCTCTGGGGGGAAAGCTTGCTGACCGTTTCGGTGCGACACGTATGATGGTAATAGGTCTTGTGTTTTTAATCCTTGGGATGTTTGCGCTGGGACACCTTGGGAAACAGCTGAATAAGACGTCTATTATTGTTCCTTTAGCGATTATGTCGATATCTAATGGAATAGCCTGGCCATCTATAGCTAAAACTGTATTATCTGCAGTACCACGAGATCAAGCGGGGTCTGCCTCAGGGATGTTTTATACGCTTTATAATTTAGGGCGAGCCTTAAGTCAAACACTTGCCATATTAGTGATTGAGATCAATGTTCCGCCTGCTACTGTCACGAAAGCAATCGTTGGGATGGCGGATTTCGCAAATTTACAGGTCAAGGGGGATTTGATTCATTCTATTGACTCCGGTTTTTACTTCTTCATTATTTTTTTTGCGGCAGCATTTTTATTAGGGCTATCTCTTTTATTTAAGCATCATAAAGAAATAGTGAACAATTAA